A genomic segment from Phragmites australis chromosome 6, lpPhrAust1.1, whole genome shotgun sequence encodes:
- the LOC133920400 gene encoding galactan beta-1,4-galactosyltransferase GALS1-like translates to MKYKQRKDAGGGRGRGGASLASRCVDMKLFVASLAFLTLFVAFWQLQPYGFLLTAARSSSPCSLLATTAANLPYSNATAETATNTNQPATTATTTTAAVPVRLATAARPTRPEDPNKWVLRPYGSAAALFVQMGAYRGGPRTFAIVGLASKPTHVFGTPYFKCEWLPNPTAGDPSPRPVRTKAYKMLPDWGYGRVYTTVVVNCTFPSEPNASNAGGKLLVHAYYSTNSRRHERFVALEEAPGSYDESRFSPPFQYDYLYCGSSLYGNLSASRMREWMAYHARFFGPRSHFVLHDAGGVSPEVRAVLDPWVRAGRVTVQDIQAQAEYDGFYYNQFLAVNDCLHRHRHAANWTFFFDVDEYIYLPYGQKLDEVLGKLSGYTQFTIKQNPMSSKLCVQDPSRNYSREWGFEKLVFRDTIIKVRWDRKYAIQARNAYSAGVHISQNISGTTAHETEGLIKYYHYHNSINVIGEPCREFVPMPVNGSKIMFEGSPYVYDDNMQQLAGEIKRFEKETMGSVQT, encoded by the exons ATGAAGTATAAGCAAAGAAAAGATGCGGGAGGCGGCAGAGGCAGAGGAGGCGCGTCGCTTGCCAGCCGGTGCGTGGACATGAAGTTGTTCGTGGCCTCGCTCGCCTTCCTCACGCTGTTCGTGGCATTCTGGCAGCTCCAGCCCTACGGCTTCTTGCTCacggcggcccgctcctcctccccctgCTCCCTCCTCGCCACAACCGCCGCCAACCTCCCGTATTCTAACGCCACCGCTGAAACAGCCACAAACACGAATCAGCCGGCCACGACTGCTACCACCACTACCGCTGCTGTCCCCGTGCGGTTGGCAACGGCAGCGCGGCCGACGCGTCCGGAGGACCCGAACAAGTGGGTGCTCCGGCCGTACGGCAGCGCGGCAGCGCTGTTCGTGCAGATGGGGGCGTACCGGGGCGGGCCGCGGACGTTCGCCATCGTGGGGCTGGCGTCCAAGCCCACCCACGTGTTCGGCACCCCCTACTTCAAGTGCGAGTGGCTGCCCAACCCCACCGCCGGCGACCCCTCGCCTCGCCCCGTCAGGACCAAGGCATACAAGATGCTCCCCGACTGGGGCTACGGCCGCGTCTACACCACCGTCGTCGTCAACTGCACGTTCCCCTCCGAACCCAACGCCAGCAACGCCGGCGGCAAGCTGCTCGTCCACGCCTACTACTCCACCAACTCCCGCCGGCACGAGCGCTTCGTGGCGCTCGAGGAGGCGCCGGGGTCCTACGACGAGTCCCGCTTCAGCCCGCCGTTCCAATACGACTACCTCTACTGCGGCTCGTCGCTGTACGGCAACCTCAGCGCCAGCCGAATGCGCGAGTGGATGGCCTACCACGCGCGCTTCTTCGGGCCCAGGTCGCACTTCGTGCTCCACGACGCCGGCGGCGTCAGCCCGGAGGTGAGGGCGGTGCTGGATCCATGGGTCAGGGCCGGCCGGGTCACCGTGCAGGACATCCAGGCGCAGGCGGAGTACGACGGATTCTACTACAATCAGTTCTTGGCGGTGAACGACTGCTTGCACCGGCACCGGCACGCCGCCAATTGGACCTTCTTCTTCGACGTCGACGAGTACATTTACCTACCGTATGGGCAGAAGCTCGATGAGGTACTCGGCAAGCTCTCGGGTTACACGCAGTTCACCATCAAGCAGAATCCCATGTCCAGCAAGCTCTGCGTGCAGGATCCAAGCAGGAATTACTCAAG AGAATGGGGATTTGAGAAACTCGTCTTCCGTGACACGATCATCAAAGTCAGGTGGGATCGCAAATACGCGATCCAGGCCCGAAATGCATACTCAGCTGGCGTGCACATTTCGCAGAATATCTCCGGGACGACGGCCCACGAGACAGAGGGCTTGATCAAATACTACCACTATCACAACTCCATCAATGTCATTGGAGAGCCTTGCCGAGAATTTGTGCCGATGCCGGTCAATGGCAGCAAAATTATGTTCGAGGGATCCCCCTACGTGTATGACGATAACATGCAGCAATTGGCGGGTGAGATCAAGCGCTTTGAGAAAGAGACCATGGGATCGGTTCAAACATAG